From Candidatus Hydrogenedentota bacterium, a single genomic window includes:
- a CDS encoding PQQ-binding-like beta-propeller repeat protein has protein sequence TDWPEYRGPWKNGNAQAPGSTEPIRLPLTWSETQNIAWKTAIPHEGHSTPVILGGQIWLTTATADGRESFAICVDAQTGEIRFNERVFENENPEPLGNNINSYASPSPVIEPGRVYVHFGSYGTACLDTATAKPVWERRDLPCRHFRGPGSSPLLYENLLILSFDGIDQQYIAALDKNTGGTVWKTNRSTQWKDLLENGRYFRDGDYHKAFCTPLVIEWEGKPQLISLGACAGFAYDPYTGAELWKTHHDAHSASPRPLFGNGLLYVTTGHGQTELWAIRPGGQGDITDTHVAWRVAGKEVPKQPSPVLVGELIYMVSNEGIASCVDALTGEMVWSERIGGNFMASPIYADGRIYASNMQGETTVMKAGRTFEILAENRLESGCLASPAVSGKALFLRTKTHLYRLESR, from the coding sequence GACGGATTGGCCCGAGTACCGGGGTCCGTGGAAAAACGGCAATGCCCAGGCCCCCGGCAGCACGGAACCCATTAGGCTGCCCCTCACCTGGAGCGAAACCCAGAATATCGCCTGGAAAACGGCCATCCCCCATGAAGGGCATTCGACCCCGGTCATCCTCGGCGGCCAGATTTGGCTGACCACGGCCACCGCGGACGGCCGCGAATCCTTCGCGATCTGCGTCGATGCCCAAACCGGCGAAATCCGGTTCAACGAAAGAGTTTTCGAGAACGAGAACCCCGAGCCGCTCGGGAACAACATCAACAGTTACGCGTCACCGTCGCCGGTCATCGAGCCCGGGCGCGTATACGTCCACTTCGGCTCGTATGGCACGGCGTGTTTGGACACGGCCACGGCCAAGCCGGTATGGGAGCGCCGCGACCTTCCGTGCCGCCACTTCCGCGGCCCCGGGTCGTCGCCGCTGCTCTACGAAAACCTCTTGATCCTCTCGTTCGACGGCATTGACCAGCAGTACATTGCCGCGCTCGACAAGAACACGGGCGGCACCGTCTGGAAGACCAACCGTTCGACCCAATGGAAGGACCTGCTCGAAAACGGGCGGTACTTCCGCGACGGGGATTATCACAAGGCGTTCTGTACCCCTCTCGTCATCGAATGGGAAGGAAAGCCGCAACTGATCTCGCTCGGCGCGTGTGCCGGGTTCGCCTATGATCCGTACACCGGCGCGGAGCTCTGGAAGACCCATCACGACGCCCACTCGGCCTCGCCCCGGCCTCTGTTCGGCAACGGTCTTCTTTATGTGACGACTGGCCACGGCCAAACCGAGTTGTGGGCCATTCGTCCCGGCGGCCAGGGTGACATCACCGACACGCACGTCGCATGGCGCGTGGCAGGCAAGGAAGTTCCCAAGCAGCCGTCGCCGGTGCTCGTGGGCGAACTGATTTACATGGTCAGCAACGAAGGCATCGCCTCGTGCGTCGACGCTCTGACCGGCGAGATGGTGTGGAGCGAACGAATCGGCGGCAATTTCATGGCCTCGCCCATATACGCGGACGGACGCATCTACGCCTCGAACATGCAGGGTGAAACCACCGTGATGAAGGCCGGCCGGACGTTCGAGATTCTTGCCGAAAACCGCCTCGAATCCGGGTGCCTCGCCTCGCCTGCGGTGTCGGGCAAAGCCCTCTTCCTTCGCACCAAGACCCATCTTTACCGGCTCGAGTCACGCTAG